The following are from one region of the Streptomyces rubrogriseus genome:
- the map gene encoding type I methionyl aminopeptidase — translation MVELKTDTSIDAMHAAGQVVARALTAVRQAADVGVSLLELDAVAHEVLREAGAGSPFLGYRPSFAPTPFPGVICASVNDAIVHGIPDGYRLRDGDLVSIDCGALLDGWAGDSALSFVVGTPRPADLTLIETAERALEAGIGAAVVGNRIGDIAHAIGTVCRSAGYGIMEDFGGHGIGRHMHEDPGVPNEGRPGRGLPLRHGMVLAIEPMLTAGGRDDYHAAPDGWTLRTNDGSRAAHVEHTVAITDGGPRVLTSRDGL, via the coding sequence ATGGTGGAACTGAAGACGGACACATCGATCGACGCCATGCACGCGGCCGGACAGGTCGTCGCGCGCGCCCTGACCGCCGTACGGCAGGCCGCGGACGTGGGCGTGTCCCTGCTGGAGCTGGACGCGGTGGCGCACGAGGTACTGCGGGAGGCGGGCGCGGGCTCGCCGTTCCTCGGGTACCGGCCCTCCTTCGCGCCGACGCCCTTCCCGGGCGTCATCTGCGCCTCGGTGAACGACGCGATCGTGCACGGCATCCCGGACGGCTACCGTCTGCGGGACGGAGACCTCGTCTCCATCGACTGCGGCGCCCTCCTGGACGGCTGGGCGGGCGACTCGGCGCTCAGCTTCGTGGTGGGCACCCCGCGCCCGGCCGACCTGACGCTGATCGAGACCGCGGAGCGGGCCCTGGAGGCGGGCATCGGGGCCGCCGTGGTCGGCAACCGCATCGGCGACATCGCGCACGCCATCGGCACGGTGTGCCGGTCGGCCGGCTACGGGATCATGGAGGACTTCGGCGGCCACGGCATCGGCCGGCACATGCACGAGGACCCGGGGGTGCCCAACGAGGGCCGCCCGGGACGCGGGCTCCCGCTGCGGCACGGCATGGTCCTCGCCATCGAGCCCATGCTGACCGCCGGCGGCCGGGACGACTACCACGCGGCTCCCGACGGCTGGACCCTGCGCACGAACGACGGCTCCCGGGCGGCACACGTGGAGCACACGGTGGCGATCACGGACGGCGGCCCGCGCGTCCTGACGTCGAGGGACGGCCTCTGA
- a CDS encoding helix-turn-helix domain-containing protein has protein sequence MVRTPLTPEERERGEQLGRLLRAARGERSMTAVAAQAGISAETLRKIETGRAPTPAFFTVAALAAALGLSMDELVGRCVPVPA, from the coding sequence ATGGTACGCACCCCTCTGACCCCCGAAGAGCGCGAGCGCGGTGAACAGCTCGGCCGCCTGCTGCGCGCGGCCCGCGGTGAGCGGAGCATGACCGCGGTGGCCGCCCAGGCCGGAATCTCCGCCGAGACCCTCCGCAAGATCGAGACCGGCCGGGCACCCACCCCGGCGTTCTTCACGGTGGCCGCGCTGGCCGCCGCGCTGGGGCTGTCCATGGACGAGCTGGTGGGCAGGTGCGTGCCCGTGCCGGCCTGA
- a CDS encoding nitrilase-related carbon-nitrogen hydrolase, which yields MANVVRAALVQATWTGDTESMVAKHEEHAREAARRGARVIGFQEVFNAPYFCQVQDPEHYRWAEPVPDGPTVRRMQALARETGMVIVVPVFEVEQSGFYYNTAAVIDADGTVLGTYRKHHIPQVKGFWEKFYFRPGNVGWPVFDTAVGKVGVYICYDRHFPEGWRQLGLGGAQLVYNPSATHRGLSAHLWQLEQPAAAVANEYFVAAINRVGVEEYGDNDFYGTSYFVDPRGQFVGDVASDREEELVVRDLDFDLIDEVRQQWAFYRDRRPDAYEGLVRP from the coding sequence ATGGCCAACGTCGTACGTGCCGCTCTGGTCCAGGCCACCTGGACCGGCGACACCGAGTCCATGGTGGCGAAACACGAGGAGCACGCCCGCGAGGCCGCCAGGCGGGGCGCCCGGGTCATCGGGTTCCAGGAGGTGTTCAACGCCCCCTACTTCTGCCAGGTCCAGGACCCCGAGCACTACCGCTGGGCCGAGCCCGTGCCCGACGGCCCCACCGTCCGCCGCATGCAGGCCCTGGCCCGCGAGACCGGCATGGTGATCGTCGTCCCCGTCTTCGAGGTCGAGCAGTCCGGCTTCTACTACAACACCGCGGCCGTGATCGACGCCGACGGCACCGTCCTCGGCACCTACCGCAAGCACCACATCCCGCAGGTCAAGGGCTTCTGGGAGAAGTTCTACTTCCGCCCCGGCAACGTCGGCTGGCCCGTCTTCGACACCGCCGTCGGCAAGGTCGGCGTCTACATCTGCTACGACCGGCACTTCCCGGAGGGCTGGCGCCAACTCGGCCTCGGCGGTGCCCAGCTCGTCTACAACCCGTCCGCCACCCACCGCGGCCTCTCCGCCCACCTGTGGCAGCTGGAACAGCCCGCCGCGGCCGTCGCCAACGAGTACTTCGTCGCCGCCATCAACCGGGTCGGCGTCGAGGAGTACGGGGACAACGACTTCTACGGCACCTCCTACTTCGTGGACCCGCGCGGGCAGTTCGTCGGCGACGTCGCCAGCGACCGCGAGGAGGAACTCGTCGTCCGCGACCTGGACTTCGACCTCATCGACGAGGTCCGGCAGCAGTGGGCCTTCTACCGCGACCGCCGGCCCGACGCCTACGAGGGGCTGGTGCGGCCGTGA
- a CDS encoding ATP-dependent Clp protease ATP-binding subunit, whose translation MTSGYMGPEGDPFAEFLARFFGGPRPRQIDIGRLLSQPARELVRGAAQYAAEHGSRDLDTEHLLRAALSTEPTRGLLSRAGADPDSLASQIDERTGPVQHPPGEVPPPTSLSLTPAVKRALLDAHELARSTGTGYIGPEHVLSALAANPDSAAGHILNAARFAPSNLPTETPEAAKGRTESARTTNTPTLDKYGRDLTDLAQQGRIDPVIGREEEIEQTVEVLSRRGKNNPVLIGDAGVGKTAIVEGLAQRITDGDVPDVLIGRRVVALDLTGVVAGTRYRGDFEERMNNIVGEIRAHSDELIIFIDELHTVVGAGGGGESGSMDAGNILKPALARGELHIVGATTLEEYRRIEKDAALARRFQPILVPEPTTADAIEILRGLRDRYEAHHQVRYTDEALVAAVEMSDRYLTDRRLPDKAIDLIDQAGARVRLQSRTKGTDVRALEREVDQLVRDKDQAVADEQYEQATQLRDRIVELKQRITEATGDGEADEGLNLVVGTESIAEVVSRQTGIPVSSLTQEEKDRLLGLESHLHERVVGQDEAVRVVSDAVLRSRAGLSSADRPIGSFLFLGPTGVGKTELARALAEALFGSEDRMVRLDMSEYQERHTVSRLVGAPPGYVGHEEAGQLTEVVRRHPYSLLLLDEVEKAHPDVFNILLQVLDDGRLTDSQGRTVDFSNTVVVMTSNLGSDVITRRGAGIGFGSGGAEADEEARREQVLRPLREHFRPEFLNRVDEIVVFRQLSGEQLRQITSLLLEQTRRMVHAQGITVDFTDAAVDWLAERGYQPEYGARPLRRTIQREVDNELSRLLLDGRVAEGGRVTVDVEDGRLAFRTPERPVPEL comes from the coding sequence ATGACCAGCGGCTACATGGGCCCGGAGGGCGACCCGTTCGCGGAATTCCTGGCACGCTTCTTCGGCGGGCCCAGGCCCCGGCAGATCGACATCGGCCGGCTGCTCAGCCAGCCCGCCCGGGAGCTGGTGCGCGGTGCCGCCCAGTACGCCGCCGAGCACGGCAGCCGGGACCTGGACACCGAGCACCTGCTGCGGGCCGCGCTGTCCACCGAGCCGACCCGGGGGCTGCTCAGCCGGGCCGGTGCCGACCCCGACTCGCTGGCCTCGCAGATCGACGAGCGGACCGGACCGGTGCAGCACCCGCCGGGCGAGGTCCCGCCGCCCACGTCGCTCTCGCTCACCCCGGCCGTCAAGCGTGCCCTGCTGGACGCGCACGAGCTGGCCCGCTCCACCGGCACCGGGTACATCGGCCCGGAGCACGTGCTCAGCGCCCTGGCCGCCAACCCGGACTCGGCCGCCGGGCACATCCTGAACGCGGCCCGCTTCGCGCCCTCCAACCTGCCCACGGAGACGCCGGAGGCCGCGAAGGGCCGTACCGAGAGCGCCCGGACCACGAACACGCCGACCCTCGACAAGTACGGCCGCGACCTCACCGATCTGGCCCAGCAGGGCCGGATCGACCCGGTGATCGGGCGCGAGGAGGAGATCGAGCAGACCGTCGAGGTGCTCTCCCGGCGCGGCAAGAACAACCCCGTCCTGATCGGTGACGCCGGCGTAGGCAAGACCGCGATCGTGGAGGGTCTGGCGCAGCGCATCACCGACGGCGACGTGCCGGACGTGCTGATCGGGCGCCGGGTGGTCGCGCTCGACCTGACCGGGGTGGTCGCGGGCACCCGCTACCGGGGCGACTTCGAGGAGCGGATGAACAACATCGTGGGCGAGATCCGCGCCCACTCCGACGAGCTGATCATCTTCATCGACGAGCTGCACACCGTCGTCGGCGCCGGTGGCGGCGGCGAGAGCGGTTCGATGGACGCCGGGAACATCCTCAAGCCGGCCCTGGCCCGCGGCGAGCTGCACATCGTGGGCGCCACCACGCTGGAGGAGTACCGCAGGATCGAGAAGGACGCGGCCCTCGCCCGCCGCTTCCAGCCGATCCTGGTGCCGGAGCCCACCACCGCCGACGCGATCGAGATCCTGCGCGGCCTGCGCGACCGCTACGAGGCCCACCACCAGGTCCGCTACACCGACGAGGCGCTGGTCGCGGCCGTGGAGATGTCCGACCGCTACCTCACCGACCGGCGCCTGCCCGACAAGGCCATCGACCTGATCGACCAGGCGGGCGCCCGCGTCCGGCTCCAGTCGCGCACCAAGGGCACCGACGTACGCGCCCTGGAGCGCGAGGTCGACCAGCTCGTCCGGGACAAGGACCAGGCGGTCGCCGACGAGCAGTACGAGCAGGCGACACAGCTGCGCGACCGGATCGTGGAGCTGAAGCAGCGGATCACCGAGGCCACCGGCGACGGCGAGGCCGACGAGGGGCTGAACCTGGTCGTCGGCACCGAGTCCATCGCCGAGGTGGTCTCCCGGCAGACCGGCATCCCGGTCAGCAGCCTCACCCAGGAGGAGAAGGACCGCCTGCTCGGCCTGGAGTCCCACCTGCACGAGCGGGTCGTCGGCCAGGACGAGGCGGTCCGGGTCGTCTCCGACGCCGTGCTGCGCTCCCGCGCCGGGCTGTCCAGTGCGGACCGGCCCATCGGCAGCTTCCTCTTCCTCGGCCCGACCGGCGTCGGCAAGACCGAGCTGGCCCGGGCGCTGGCCGAGGCGCTGTTCGGCAGCGAGGACCGGATGGTCCGGCTCGACATGAGCGAGTACCAGGAGCGCCACACCGTCAGCCGCCTGGTCGGCGCCCCGCCCGGCTACGTCGGGCACGAGGAGGCCGGTCAGCTCACCGAGGTGGTGCGCCGGCACCCGTACTCGCTGCTGCTGCTGGACGAGGTGGAGAAGGCGCACCCCGACGTCTTCAACATCCTGCTGCAGGTCCTGGACGACGGGCGGCTGACCGACTCGCAGGGCCGGACGGTGGACTTCTCCAACACGGTCGTCGTGATGACCAGCAACCTGGGCTCCGACGTGATCACCCGGCGCGGCGCCGGGATCGGCTTCGGCTCGGGCGGCGCGGAGGCAGACGAGGAGGCCCGGCGCGAGCAGGTGCTGCGCCCGCTGCGCGAGCACTTCCGGCCCGAGTTCCTCAACCGCGTGGACGAGATCGTGGTCTTCCGCCAGCTCAGCGGCGAGCAGCTGCGGCAGATCACCAGCCTGCTCCTGGAGCAGACCCGCCGCATGGTGCACGCGCAGGGCATCACCGTCGACTTCACCGACGCGGCCGTGGACTGGCTCGCCGAGCGCGGCTACCAGCCCGAGTACGGCGCCCGGCCGCTGCGCCGCACCATCCAGCGCGAGGTGGACAACGAGCTGTCCCGGCTGCTGCTCGACGGCCGGGTGGCGGAGGGCGGCCGGGTGACGGTCGACGTCGAGGACGGGCGGCTGGCGTTCCGCACGCCGGAGCGGCCCGTCCCCGAACTGTGA